A single region of the Salipaludibacillus sp. LMS25 genome encodes:
- a CDS encoding acetyl-CoA C-acetyltransferase: MKDAVIVTGARTPVGKAKKGSFAAVRPDDLAAITIRETLKRANDLSPERIDDVIVGCAMPEAEQGMNMARFASVLAGLPEQVPAITINRYCSSGLQSIAYAAERIMLGHAEAIIAGGAESMSLIPMGGHVIAPNLRLVENAPEYYMGMGHTAEEVAKRFNISRKDQDAFAAESHRRAAEARKAGKFSDEIVPVPVTLRAVDDKNTLSEKEVIIQEDEGIREQTTVEALAALKPAFQPKGGTVTAGNASQMSDGAASVLVMERETAIAERMTPIAKFRSFAVAGVAPDIMGVGPVEAIPKAVKLAGLKLSDIGLFELNEAFASQSLHVIRELKLDYDKVNVNGGAIAIGHPLGCTGTKLTLTLLHEMKRRQEQFGVVTMCIGGGMGAAGVFELL; encoded by the coding sequence TTGAAAGATGCAGTGATCGTAACAGGTGCAAGAACACCTGTAGGAAAAGCGAAAAAGGGAAGCTTCGCCGCAGTTAGGCCAGATGATCTCGCGGCTATTACCATAAGGGAAACGTTGAAGCGAGCAAATGATTTATCACCAGAAAGAATCGACGATGTAATAGTTGGATGTGCCATGCCAGAAGCAGAACAAGGTATGAATATGGCCCGCTTTGCTTCCGTGCTTGCAGGTCTTCCTGAACAAGTGCCAGCCATCACGATTAATCGTTATTGTTCATCTGGCTTGCAAAGTATCGCGTACGCAGCAGAAAGAATTATGCTTGGTCACGCTGAAGCCATTATTGCTGGGGGAGCAGAATCTATGAGTCTTATTCCTATGGGAGGACACGTGATAGCGCCTAATCTAAGACTCGTTGAAAATGCTCCTGAATATTACATGGGAATGGGACATACAGCAGAAGAAGTAGCCAAACGTTTTAACATTAGTCGCAAAGATCAAGATGCATTTGCAGCAGAAAGTCATAGACGTGCTGCTGAAGCTCGTAAAGCTGGGAAATTTTCTGATGAGATCGTACCAGTTCCTGTTACGTTAAGAGCTGTGGATGATAAAAACACATTAAGTGAAAAAGAAGTGATTATTCAAGAAGATGAAGGGATTCGTGAACAGACAACGGTGGAAGCATTAGCAGCATTAAAACCAGCCTTTCAACCAAAGGGGGGAACTGTGACAGCAGGAAATGCTTCACAAATGAGTGATGGTGCGGCGTCAGTCCTCGTGATGGAACGGGAGACGGCGATTGCGGAAAGAATGACACCTATAGCGAAGTTTCGCTCATTCGCCGTCGCAGGTGTAGCACCGGACATTATGGGGGTAGGGCCAGTAGAAGCTATTCCAAAAGCCGTCAAATTAGCGGGCCTTAAGCTCTCGGATATAGGATTATTTGAACTTAATGAGGCATTTGCTTCTCAATCTTTACACGTGATAAGAGAATTAAAACTTGATTATGACAAAGTGAATGTCAATGGCGGGGCAATCGCTATTGGACACCCGCTCGGTTGTACGGGAACAAAATTGACGTTAACCCTTTTGCATGAAATGAAGCGAAGACAGGAACAGTTTGGTGTTGTAACCATGTGTATTGGAGGCGGAATGGGAGCCGCTGGTGTGTTTGAGTTACTCTAG
- a CDS encoding 3-hydroxyacyl-CoA dehydrogenase/enoyl-CoA hydratase family protein, producing the protein MSRTIKKVAVLGSGIMGSAIAAHLANIGIPSLLLDILPKDLSEKEKKQGLTLNDKQVRNRLAAASIQQLRKQKPAPLAKKSNADLIEAGNMADDMPRLSEVDWIIEVVTENLEVKKDVFATVDKYRKKGTVVSSNTSGISIEAMAEERSDDFKRHFLGTHFFNPPRYLKLLELIRTKDTSDEIFEYMKQFAENTLGKGVVEAKDTPNFIANRIGTYGLLVTVREMEARGYSIGEVDSVTGPVLGRPKSATFRTLDVVGLDTFLHVAKNVYDQVEGKEKEMFDPPAFMKDMAHKKMLGSKTGQGFYYKEKSEKGSEILELNYKKMTYEPRQKLTASSVEKSKQAKGKASKMKALVYADDRAGELVWSVLKPTLLYAAEKCGEVADSLYDIDQAMKWGFGWELGPFETWDAIGVEDSVNRMKKEGDTIPPWIDTMLEEGFTRFYKDRHSYYHQGEYKSVKFNSKVINLATLKENDQVIMKNTGAALIDIGDDVACLEFTSRNNSVGLDVLQMINKSIEEVEKNYQGLVINNQGKNFCVGANLMMILMEAQDMNFPEIDLVVRQFQKAMTAIRYSAKPVVSAPFAMTLGGGTEICLPSARIQASMETYMGLVETGVGLIPGGGGNKELYLRQVERLPQGAISDYQAIANNVFETIAMAKVSTSAQEAAEYGFIRPQDGISINNDHLLHDAKESVRHLAAQGYRPPTRKKIRVVGESGYATMLLGAKSMKFSGLLSDHDMKIAEKLAFVIAGGRVPKGTEVDEDYLLDIEREAFLSLTGEPKTQQRMQHMLTKGKPLRN; encoded by the coding sequence ATGTCACGAACAATTAAAAAGGTTGCTGTATTGGGATCAGGAATTATGGGCTCAGCTATTGCTGCTCATTTAGCCAATATTGGCATACCCTCATTATTACTTGACATTTTGCCAAAAGATTTGTCTGAGAAAGAAAAGAAACAAGGTCTGACTCTTAACGACAAACAGGTTAGAAATCGGTTAGCCGCTGCGTCCATCCAACAGTTGAGAAAACAAAAACCTGCTCCATTAGCGAAGAAAAGTAACGCAGATTTAATTGAAGCTGGAAACATGGCTGACGACATGCCACGCCTTTCAGAAGTAGACTGGATTATTGAAGTCGTCACTGAAAACCTTGAAGTAAAAAAAGACGTGTTCGCAACAGTTGATAAATACAGAAAAAAAGGGACAGTGGTCAGTTCAAATACGTCAGGAATTTCGATCGAAGCCATGGCAGAAGAAAGGTCAGATGATTTTAAACGGCACTTTCTAGGTACACATTTCTTTAATCCACCGAGGTATTTGAAGCTGCTTGAATTAATTCGTACAAAAGATACGTCAGATGAAATCTTTGAATATATGAAACAATTCGCAGAAAACACATTAGGGAAAGGAGTTGTTGAAGCGAAGGATACGCCTAACTTTATTGCTAATCGGATTGGTACTTATGGGCTGTTAGTGACAGTACGGGAAATGGAAGCTCGTGGTTACAGCATTGGAGAAGTTGACTCTGTCACAGGGCCTGTTCTTGGTCGGCCTAAAAGCGCGACGTTTAGAACCTTGGATGTGGTAGGGCTGGATACATTCCTGCATGTGGCGAAAAATGTTTATGATCAGGTAGAAGGCAAGGAAAAGGAGATGTTTGATCCACCTGCTTTTATGAAAGACATGGCACATAAAAAAATGCTTGGGAGTAAAACAGGACAAGGATTTTATTATAAGGAAAAAAGTGAAAAGGGCAGTGAGATTCTAGAACTTAATTACAAAAAAATGACATATGAACCGAGACAGAAATTAACTGCATCCTCTGTGGAAAAGAGCAAACAGGCGAAAGGCAAAGCTAGTAAAATGAAAGCGCTTGTATACGCTGACGATCGAGCGGGAGAGCTCGTGTGGAGCGTGTTAAAGCCAACACTGCTCTATGCAGCGGAAAAGTGCGGTGAAGTGGCTGATTCACTATATGATATTGATCAAGCGATGAAATGGGGCTTTGGCTGGGAGTTGGGGCCGTTTGAAACATGGGATGCTATAGGGGTTGAAGACTCTGTTAATCGGATGAAAAAAGAAGGGGACACAATACCTCCATGGATTGATACGATGCTTGAGGAAGGATTCACTCGCTTTTATAAAGATAGGCACTCTTATTATCACCAAGGAGAGTATAAATCGGTAAAGTTCAATTCAAAAGTGATTAACCTTGCTACTCTTAAGGAAAATGACCAGGTCATTATGAAAAATACTGGCGCTGCCTTAATTGATATAGGTGATGACGTAGCATGCCTTGAATTTACCTCACGAAATAACTCAGTTGGACTCGATGTTTTACAAATGATTAATAAATCAATTGAAGAAGTAGAAAAAAACTATCAAGGGCTCGTAATTAATAATCAAGGTAAAAACTTTTGTGTCGGTGCCAATTTGATGATGATATTGATGGAAGCACAAGACATGAATTTTCCAGAAATAGATCTCGTTGTGCGCCAATTTCAAAAAGCGATGACAGCTATTCGCTACTCTGCTAAACCAGTTGTGAGTGCCCCCTTTGCCATGACACTAGGCGGTGGAACGGAGATTTGTCTGCCATCGGCACGTATTCAAGCCTCAATGGAAACGTATATGGGATTAGTAGAAACGGGTGTGGGACTGATTCCAGGAGGTGGTGGCAATAAAGAGCTTTACCTCAGGCAGGTAGAACGTTTGCCGCAAGGGGCCATTAGTGATTATCAAGCGATTGCGAATAACGTATTTGAGACGATCGCAATGGCGAAGGTAAGCACGAGTGCGCAGGAAGCTGCTGAATATGGGTTTATAAGACCACAGGATGGTATTAGTATTAATAACGACCATCTTTTACATGATGCTAAGGAAAGTGTCCGGCACTTAGCTGCACAAGGGTATCGCCCACCAACACGTAAGAAAATACGAGTCGTTGGGGAATCAGGTTATGCCACAATGCTTCTTGGAGCAAAATCAATGAAATTCAGTGGACTTTTATCAGACCACGATATGAAAATTGCAGAAAAGTTAGCTTTTGTTATTGCTGGTGGTCGCGTACCGAAAGGCACTGAAGTGGATGAAGACTATTTATTAGATATAGAACGAGAAGCATTTTTAAGTTTAACAGGAGAGCCAAAGACACAACAGCGAATGCAACATATGCTGACAAAAGGGAAGCCGTTACGCAATTAA
- a CDS encoding spore coat protein yields the protein MNQQQPQAGTQQQSKIQNPKTQISETPQMNDKDYINDILTMEKYMTSSYSTAMNEASHETLYMDIETICTEAQRCQRELFNLMFEKGWYSLEASDAQKLDQSYQQYQGYSNQFPY from the coding sequence ATGAATCAACAACAACCGCAAGCCGGCACGCAACAGCAATCTAAAATTCAAAATCCAAAGACACAAATTTCTGAGACACCTCAAATGAACGATAAAGATTACATTAATGATATTCTAACTATGGAAAAGTATATGACCAGTTCCTACTCCACCGCCATGAATGAAGCTAGTCATGAAACACTCTACATGGATATTGAGACTATTTGTACGGAAGCTCAGCGTTGCCAACGTGAACTATTTAATCTCATGTTTGAAAAAGGCTGGTATAGCTTAGAAGCTAGTGATGCTCAAAAGTTAGATCAATCTTATCAGCAATACCAAGGCTACTCCAATCAGTTCCCATACTAA
- a CDS encoding isoprenylcysteine carboxylmethyltransferase family protein, whose product MRRTFPHHALTTIVFSLSLFLCYLLKDTSSAQEGTFIKWIGISVFLYGSVIRCWTYRLMYIHSRHFHLPLYERPLYTRGPYRHHRHPLHTSLFLMTLGSGLLISNHWLAAPLMFLLIGSALHPIMRDEEQFLTHKYGDIYACWCKHRFRLLPFFY is encoded by the coding sequence ATGAGACGAACCTTTCCCCATCACGCACTCACGACTATCGTATTTAGTCTATCTCTTTTCTTATGCTATTTACTCAAAGATACGTCCTCTGCTCAAGAAGGAACATTTATAAAATGGATCGGAATCAGTGTGTTTTTATATGGCAGTGTTATCCGTTGTTGGACGTATAGGTTGATGTACATCCATAGCAGGCATTTTCACTTACCTCTTTATGAACGCCCACTGTACACACGTGGCCCATACCGTCACCACCGTCATCCCCTGCATACTAGCCTATTTCTCATGACACTGGGGAGCGGTTTATTAATTAGTAATCATTGGTTAGCAGCACCATTGATGTTTCTGTTAATCGGAAGTGCTCTCCATCCCATTATGCGTGATGAAGAACAATTCTTAACACACAAATATGGGGATATTTATGCTTGCTGGTGTAAACACCGTTTCAGACTGCTTCCATTTTTCTATTGA
- the secY gene encoding preprotein translocase subunit SecY, with the protein MFQSISNIFKMKDLRKKIFFTLSLLIVFRIGAHIPAPGVNADVLNFDGLGALGFLNAFGGGALENFSIFATGIMPYITASIIVQLLRMDVVPKFSEWSKQGEAGRKKLAQVTRYSTIVIAFVQAIGLSMGFNNIMPGLVPNPSVITYLTIALVLTAGTAFLLWLGEQITAKGVGNGISIMIFAGIAAGIPNGVMQLYTIYFADAGDGLFLNVITVLLILLAILCLVVGVIFVQQAIRKVPIQYAKKLISGRKPTGGDASHIPIKVNAAGVIPVIFAMALFIFPSTIARIVGEQNDVARWVIKVFDYTHPAGMVIYALLIIAFSYFYTMVQMNPEQMADNLRKQNGFIPGVRPGKSTERFIVKVLYRLTFVGSIFLATIAILPILFAQIAGLPSAVQIGGTGLLIVVGVALDTMKQIESQLIDRKYTGFLKKSS; encoded by the coding sequence ATGTTTCAATCTATTAGTAATATATTTAAAATGAAAGATTTACGTAAAAAGATTTTCTTTACCTTGTCATTATTAATTGTCTTTCGTATTGGGGCCCATATTCCTGCTCCAGGTGTAAACGCAGATGTCCTGAATTTTGATGGGCTGGGAGCTCTTGGTTTTTTAAATGCGTTTGGTGGAGGGGCTTTAGAGAATTTCTCAATTTTTGCTACTGGAATTATGCCTTATATTACAGCTTCTATTATTGTACAGTTGTTACGTATGGATGTGGTTCCAAAGTTCTCCGAATGGTCGAAGCAGGGAGAAGCAGGGCGGAAAAAACTAGCTCAAGTGACTCGCTACAGTACGATTGTCATTGCCTTTGTACAAGCAATCGGTTTATCGATGGGATTTAATAATATTATGCCAGGGCTTGTACCTAACCCTTCGGTAATCACATATTTAACAATCGCTCTCGTATTAACAGCAGGGACTGCCTTTTTACTCTGGCTTGGTGAGCAAATCACCGCTAAAGGAGTAGGGAACGGGATCTCAATTATGATTTTTGCTGGAATTGCAGCTGGCATACCTAATGGTGTTATGCAACTTTATACCATTTATTTTGCAGATGCAGGGGATGGCCTATTTTTAAATGTCATTACAGTTCTTCTTATATTACTTGCAATCCTTTGTCTTGTTGTGGGCGTTATTTTCGTGCAACAAGCCATTAGAAAAGTACCTATCCAATATGCTAAGAAACTCATTTCTGGAAGGAAACCTACGGGTGGTGATGCTTCACATATACCGATAAAAGTTAATGCCGCTGGTGTTATTCCTGTTATCTTTGCAATGGCATTATTTATCTTTCCTTCTACAATTGCCCGAATTGTGGGGGAGCAAAACGATGTTGCTCGCTGGGTGATTAAAGTATTTGATTACACGCATCCGGCAGGTATGGTTATTTATGCTCTGCTTATTATTGCTTTTTCTTATTTCTATACGATGGTTCAAATGAATCCTGAGCAGATGGCCGATAACTTGAGAAAACAAAATGGGTTTATTCCTGGCGTGAGACCTGGAAAATCCACGGAAAGATTCATTGTGAAAGTGTTGTATCGATTAACATTCGTAGGCTCTATTTTCCTTGCGACAATTGCTATTTTACCGATCTTGTTTGCACAAATAGCTGGCTTACCTTCAGCTGTTCAAATCGGAGGAACAGGGTTATTAATTGTGGTAGGGGTGGCGCTTGACACAATGAAGCAAATTGAAAGCCAACTTATTGACAGAAAATACACAGGTTTTTTAAAGAAAAGCTCTTAA
- a CDS encoding homoserine dehydrogenase: MSKVKKLGIIGFGTVGSGVYETLVTKREKITYLIGSDFQIPIILVKDAARKRHVANDTKVTDRFEEIIAADLDVVIEVSPDAETGYPYVHGLLSKGITVITANKELVAKHGETLLPLAEANNCRLYYEAAVAGGIPVLSSIRHTLKTNDILRLEGIVNGTSNFILTKMREEGAAFDVALAEAQEKGYAEAVPDKDVDGWDAYFKTTIFSQWLYGRSPVWQSAIPIGIREIGLEDLALAEKIGGRIKHVAAIANVKGQPVASIRPHLILADHPLYAVEDVNNGIHIVGSIVGSIAFQGPGAGKFPTASAIVEDLVNHLSHTSERQPDIFKDPVSLEENNSFTAKQTKIWFVTGKQLTLQLEGIRSIDTLSNIVYHEGKEAVLLTGNEREVISTMTKLNDSITIYPVTGAQLEKLENMNKKAVFSR, encoded by the coding sequence ATGAGCAAGGTGAAAAAATTAGGCATCATCGGCTTTGGGACAGTGGGAAGTGGTGTCTATGAAACACTGGTGACAAAAAGAGAAAAAATAACTTATTTAATAGGGAGTGACTTTCAAATACCCATTATTCTTGTAAAAGATGCTGCGCGTAAACGTCATGTAGCCAACGATACAAAGGTAACGGATCGTTTTGAAGAGATAATTGCGGCTGATTTAGATGTGGTCATTGAAGTGTCACCAGATGCTGAAACAGGCTATCCTTATGTGCACGGGTTATTAAGCAAAGGAATAACTGTCATAACAGCGAATAAAGAATTAGTTGCAAAACATGGAGAAACGCTTTTGCCATTAGCGGAAGCAAACAACTGTCGATTATATTACGAAGCTGCGGTAGCTGGTGGTATCCCCGTTTTGTCCAGCATTCGTCACACGTTAAAAACGAATGATATTTTACGATTGGAAGGCATTGTGAATGGGACGTCTAATTTCATTTTAACGAAAATGAGAGAGGAAGGAGCGGCGTTTGATGTTGCTTTAGCTGAAGCGCAGGAAAAAGGCTATGCGGAGGCCGTCCCTGATAAAGACGTGGATGGCTGGGATGCGTATTTTAAAACGACGATCTTCAGTCAATGGCTATATGGCCGATCACCTGTGTGGCAGAGTGCTATTCCTATAGGTATTAGAGAAATTGGGCTTGAGGACTTAGCCCTTGCAGAAAAAATAGGCGGGCGAATTAAACATGTGGCAGCCATAGCGAATGTAAAGGGACAGCCTGTGGCTTCTATACGTCCTCATCTGATTTTAGCCGATCATCCTCTTTACGCAGTAGAAGACGTTAATAATGGGATTCATATAGTGGGAAGTATTGTAGGGTCGATTGCTTTTCAAGGACCGGGAGCCGGTAAATTTCCAACAGCTAGTGCCATTGTGGAAGACCTTGTTAACCATTTGTCCCACACGAGTGAGCGACAGCCGGATATTTTTAAAGATCCTGTTAGTTTGGAAGAGAATAATTCATTTACTGCTAAACAGACAAAAATATGGTTTGTAACCGGAAAGCAATTAACGTTGCAGTTAGAAGGGATCCGGTCGATTGATACGTTGTCTAATATAGTATATCACGAAGGGAAAGAGGCAGTATTACTCACTGGCAACGAGCGAGAAGTGATCAGTACGATGACCAAACTTAATGATTCTATCACCATTTATCCTGTGACAGGGGCACAGTTAGAGAAGTTGGAAAACATGAATAAAAAAGCTGTGTTTAGTCGTTAA
- the acsA gene encoding acetate--CoA ligase produces the protein MMGANTASHSNRQTIIYPRQQDRESASLTDYKDVLNTFSWKDAVNGLSEAPNDRWNAAYECIDRHVDDGYGDKKALLFTDGHSEETYTFSDVKAITDQYANVLKQAGVEKGDRVFIFLPKSPDCYFSILAAIKVGAIAGPLFEAFMEEAVKERMYDCEAQYLITDETLAKRVPFNELPSLKKTWHIHELREEGRGLADADTASPIVWLEEEDGMLIHYTSGSTGKPKGVLHAQRALSHHYISGKWVLDVHDDDVFWCTSHPGWVTGSVYGVFAPWLNRATVVIHGGRFEAKAWYELIERFKVSIWYSAPTAFRLLMSEGNTHEAYDLSSLRHVLSVGEPLNPEAIYWAKETFNVRIHDTWWMTETGGHLIVNLPSQPIKPGSMGRAFPGIKVGILDENNNPLPAGEVGKLAVKASWPGMMKTIWKNREKYNSYFTDNGWYLSGDNAYQDDEGYVFFQGRDDDLIKTSGEQVGPFEVESKLIEHPAVCEAGVIGKPDQLRGNIIKAFITINKGYTASDALKEAIRQFVKLKLAAHAAPKEIEIVDELPKTKISGKILRRVLKEQELRKKQ, from the coding sequence ATGATGGGAGCTAACACAGCATCGCATAGTAACCGACAAACCATTATCTATCCAAGACAACAAGATAGAGAGAGTGCTAGCTTGACAGATTATAAAGACGTGCTCAATACCTTTTCATGGAAGGACGCTGTCAATGGCCTGTCAGAAGCCCCTAATGATCGTTGGAATGCTGCCTATGAATGTATTGATCGGCATGTAGATGACGGTTATGGCGATAAGAAGGCGCTGTTATTCACCGATGGCCATTCAGAAGAAACGTATACATTTTCTGACGTTAAGGCGATTACGGATCAATATGCCAACGTGTTAAAACAGGCAGGAGTCGAAAAGGGAGACAGAGTGTTTATTTTCCTACCTAAGTCTCCGGATTGTTACTTTTCCATTCTTGCAGCTATTAAAGTGGGGGCAATAGCTGGCCCCTTATTTGAAGCTTTCATGGAAGAGGCTGTTAAAGAACGGATGTACGATTGTGAAGCACAATACTTAATTACGGATGAGACATTAGCGAAACGAGTGCCGTTCAACGAGCTTCCTTCCCTAAAAAAAACATGGCATATTCATGAATTAAGAGAAGAAGGGCGGGGCCTTGCTGATGCAGATACAGCGTCTCCTATCGTATGGCTTGAAGAAGAGGATGGCATGCTCATTCATTACACGTCTGGATCAACGGGTAAACCAAAAGGAGTGCTACATGCTCAAAGAGCGCTTTCTCATCATTATATTTCTGGAAAATGGGTGCTAGATGTCCATGATGATGATGTTTTTTGGTGCACCTCGCACCCTGGGTGGGTGACTGGCAGTGTCTATGGGGTATTTGCCCCATGGCTTAACAGAGCAACAGTCGTGATTCACGGAGGACGTTTTGAAGCTAAAGCATGGTATGAACTGATTGAGCGGTTCAAAGTGTCAATTTGGTATAGTGCTCCAACAGCTTTTCGTTTACTTATGAGTGAAGGAAATACCCATGAAGCGTATGATTTATCAAGTCTTCGTCACGTCCTTAGCGTTGGTGAACCATTAAATCCTGAAGCCATTTACTGGGCAAAGGAAACCTTTAATGTCCGTATTCATGACACGTGGTGGATGACAGAAACAGGCGGGCATCTGATCGTTAATTTACCTTCACAGCCGATTAAGCCAGGGTCGATGGGGCGGGCATTTCCAGGGATCAAAGTAGGTATACTTGATGAAAATAATAACCCGTTACCGGCAGGGGAAGTAGGTAAATTAGCTGTGAAAGCGTCTTGGCCTGGGATGATGAAAACAATTTGGAAAAACAGAGAAAAATATAACTCATATTTTACAGACAATGGCTGGTACCTATCAGGTGACAATGCTTATCAAGATGACGAAGGCTATGTGTTCTTTCAGGGACGTGATGACGATTTGATAAAAACATCGGGTGAACAAGTAGGACCATTTGAAGTGGAAAGTAAATTAATTGAGCACCCAGCTGTGTGCGAAGCAGGCGTGATTGGAAAGCCAGATCAACTGAGAGGAAATATTATTAAAGCCTTTATTACGATTAATAAGGGGTATACAGCTAGCGATGCCTTAAAAGAAGCTATTCGTCAATTCGTCAAGCTTAAATTGGCTGCCCATGCTGCTCCAAAAGAAATCGAGATCGTTGATGAACTACCAAAAACGAAGATTAGCGGAAAAATATTACGACGAGTACTTAAGGAGCAAGAGCTAAGAAAAAAGCAATGA